In one Winogradskyella sp. MH6 genomic region, the following are encoded:
- a CDS encoding acetyl-CoA C-acyltransferase, which yields MKQVYIVKGYRTAVGKSKKGGFRFKRADELAAETIQYMMGKLPDFDVNRIDDVIVGNAMPEGSQGLNMARIISLIGLNTVDVPGVTVNRFCSSGLETIAMAVAKIQAGMAECIIAGGAESMSSVPMTGFKPELNYDIVNAGHEDYYWGMGNTAEAVANKYNVSREDQDEFAYHSHMKALKALDENRFQDQIVPIEVEETYVDENGKKATRKFTVAKDEGPRKGTSKEALAKLRPVFAQGGSVTAGNSSQTSDGAAFVLVMSEAMVKELNLEPIARLVSYAAAGVPPRIMGIGPVAAIPKALKQAGLSQKDIELIELNEAFASQSLAVMRELDLNQDIVNVNGGAIALGHPLGCTGAKLSVQLFDEMRKRDMKNKYGMVTMCVGTGQGAAGIFEFLN from the coding sequence ATGAAACAAGTATATATAGTAAAAGGATATAGAACTGCAGTTGGCAAATCCAAAAAAGGCGGTTTTAGATTTAAAAGAGCCGATGAACTTGCTGCTGAAACCATTCAGTATATGATGGGTAAGTTACCAGATTTTGATGTCAACCGTATAGATGATGTTATTGTTGGTAATGCAATGCCTGAAGGCTCTCAAGGTCTTAACATGGCACGTATAATTTCTCTAATCGGCTTAAACACAGTAGATGTACCAGGTGTAACGGTTAACAGATTTTGTTCTTCAGGATTAGAGACCATTGCTATGGCAGTTGCCAAAATTCAAGCTGGTATGGCAGAATGTATTATTGCTGGTGGTGCAGAAAGCATGAGCTCAGTTCCTATGACAGGTTTTAAGCCAGAATTAAACTACGATATCGTAAATGCTGGTCACGAAGATTATTATTGGGGAATGGGTAACACAGCAGAAGCTGTTGCAAACAAATATAACGTCTCTAGAGAAGATCAAGATGAGTTTGCTTACCACTCACATATGAAAGCTTTAAAGGCTCTTGATGAAAACAGATTTCAAGATCAAATAGTACCTATTGAAGTAGAAGAAACTTACGTTGACGAAAACGGAAAAAAAGCAACACGCAAATTTACCGTTGCTAAAGACGAAGGACCAAGAAAAGGCACTAGCAAAGAAGCTTTAGCAAAATTAAGACCTGTATTTGCACAAGGTGGTTCAGTCACTGCTGGAAACTCATCTCAAACCAGTGATGGCGCTGCATTTGTACTAGTAATGAGTGAAGCTATGGTAAAAGAGTTAAATCTTGAGCCAATTGCACGATTAGTAAGTTACGCTGCAGCAGGTGTACCACCAAGAATTATGGGTATTGGTCCTGTTGCTGCTATTCCAAAAGCGTTAAAACAAGCTGGTTTATCTCAAAAAGATATTGAATTAATAGAGCTCAACGAAGCTTTTGCATCACAATCTTTAGCTGTGATGCGAGAGTTAGACCTCAACCAAGATATTGTAAATGTCAATGGAGGTGCAATTGCTCTAGGTCATCCACTTGGTTGTACAGGTGCTAAATTATCTGTTCAGTTATTTGATGAAATGCGTAAGCGTGACATGAAAAACAAATACGGAATGGTAACCATGTGCGTGGGCACAGGCCAAGGGGCAGCTGGGATTTTTGAATTTTTAAACTAA
- a CDS encoding AMP-dependent synthetase/ligase, which yields MTDVTRLFDFPYYQLKHKPNAKALVTKYNGEWTPMSTQEYIDKANSVSRALLRLGVQKDDKIAVISSTNRTEWNIMDIGVLQTGAQNIPIYPTISAEDYEYVLNHSESIYCFVSDEEVLEKVRKVQSKTKLKEVYSFNHIDGCKHYSELFELGKDNSNQPEVEARKDAVKPEDLATIIYTSGTTGKPKGVMLSHKNITSNALDSSKRLPNINGETRILSFLPICHIFERMLIYLYQYVGASVYFAEGLDKIGDNAKEIKPHLMSVVPRLLEKVFDKIMLKADELSGIKQKLFYWAVELGEKWEPYKANGPWYEFKLSIANKLIFSKWREALGGELRTMVSGSAALQPRLSRIFGAAKMQVMEGYGLTETSPVVGVGMYRDKHYKVGTVGKPIDNVEVKIAEDGEILIKGPNVMLGYYKDPEKTDSVMTGDYFHTGDKGIIDNDGFLKITGRKKEMFKTSGGKYIIPTLLENDLKQSLFIEQIMVVGEGEKMPGAIIQPNFDFIRDWIDHKNLKIGKSEKEIATSEVVINRIQKEVDKYNKHFGKWEQIKRFELTPEAWSIDDGHLTPTMKMKRSIIREKYDALYEKIYRP from the coding sequence ATGACAGACGTTACACGCCTTTTTGATTTTCCTTACTATCAACTAAAGCATAAACCAAATGCTAAAGCCTTGGTTACAAAATATAACGGAGAATGGACACCAATGTCTACGCAAGAGTATATCGATAAAGCCAACTCCGTAAGCCGAGCTCTTTTAAGACTAGGTGTACAAAAAGATGATAAAATTGCCGTTATCTCTTCAACTAATAGAACAGAATGGAATATTATGGATATCGGTGTACTTCAAACTGGTGCTCAAAATATTCCTATTTATCCAACCATTTCAGCCGAAGACTATGAGTATGTTCTAAACCATAGCGAATCTATTTATTGCTTTGTTTCTGACGAAGAAGTCCTTGAAAAGGTTAGAAAAGTTCAGTCTAAAACAAAATTAAAAGAAGTTTACTCTTTTAATCATATTGATGGTTGCAAACATTATTCAGAGCTATTTGAGCTTGGTAAAGATAATAGCAACCAACCAGAAGTAGAAGCAAGAAAAGATGCTGTAAAACCTGAAGACTTAGCTACAATAATTTATACCTCAGGAACCACAGGAAAACCAAAAGGTGTTATGTTATCTCACAAGAATATTACCAGTAATGCTCTTGATTCTTCAAAACGTCTTCCTAATATTAATGGAGAAACCAGAATATTAAGCTTTCTACCTATCTGCCATATTTTTGAGCGCATGCTAATTTACCTTTATCAGTATGTAGGTGCAAGTGTATATTTTGCTGAAGGTTTAGACAAAATTGGAGACAATGCTAAAGAAATTAAGCCTCACCTAATGAGTGTTGTCCCGAGACTACTTGAAAAAGTATTTGATAAAATCATGTTAAAAGCAGATGAACTCTCTGGTATTAAACAAAAGTTATTCTATTGGGCTGTAGAGTTAGGCGAAAAATGGGAGCCTTACAAAGCCAATGGTCCTTGGTATGAATTCAAATTAAGTATTGCTAACAAACTAATATTTAGCAAATGGCGCGAAGCCTTAGGAGGAGAATTACGCACAATGGTTTCTGGTAGTGCAGCACTTCAACCACGCTTGTCTAGAATTTTTGGAGCTGCAAAAATGCAAGTCATGGAAGGCTATGGTTTAACGGAGACATCTCCTGTTGTCGGTGTTGGCATGTATAGAGATAAACATTATAAAGTAGGTACTGTAGGTAAGCCAATTGATAATGTAGAAGTTAAAATCGCAGAAGACGGTGAAATCTTAATCAAAGGACCAAATGTTATGTTGGGTTATTACAAAGACCCAGAAAAAACGGATTCTGTAATGACTGGCGATTATTTTCATACAGGCGACAAAGGTATTATTGATAATGATGGCTTCTTAAAAATCACTGGTCGCAAAAAAGAGATGTTTAAAACTTCTGGTGGAAAATACATTATACCTACACTTTTAGAAAACGATTTAAAACAATCCTTGTTTATAGAACAAATTATGGTTGTGGGTGAAGGTGAAAAAATGCCAGGAGCTATCATTCAACCTAACTTTGATTTTATCAGAGATTGGATTGATCATAAAAATCTTAAAATTGGTAAATCTGAAAAAGAAATTGCTACTTCTGAAGTCGTAATAAATCGTATTCAAAAAGAAGTAGACAAGTACAATAAACATTTCGGAAAATGGGAACAAATAAAACGTTTCGAGTTAACTCCTGAAGCTTGGAGCATTGATGATGGCCACCTTACTCCTACTATGAAAATGAAGCGCAGTATTATAAGAGAAAAATACGATGCTTTATATGAAAAAATCTATAGACCTTAA
- a CDS encoding MarR family winged helix-turn-helix transcriptional regulator, whose amino-acid sequence MKDKTIDYVLRTTWLAVNKMYNEEALKFDTTMATGFALLSIDPEKGTPSTSLGPKMGMEATSLSRTLKTMEEKGLIERKPNPEDGRGVLIHLTEFGREKRAYSRERVLTFNEAIKSNISPEKLEHFYEVAELINNMISNKKIYNQKEHTLKQ is encoded by the coding sequence ATGAAGGACAAAACAATAGATTACGTACTGAGAACCACATGGTTAGCAGTCAATAAAATGTATAACGAAGAAGCCTTAAAGTTTGATACAACTATGGCTACTGGTTTTGCATTGCTTAGCATCGACCCAGAAAAAGGCACACCTTCTACTTCACTGGGTCCAAAAATGGGTATGGAAGCGACGAGTCTATCACGCACTCTCAAAACCATGGAAGAAAAAGGTTTAATAGAACGCAAGCCTAATCCAGAAGATGGTCGTGGAGTTCTTATTCACTTAACAGAATTTGGAAGAGAAAAAAGAGCCTACTCTAGAGAACGTGTATTGACCTTTAATGAAGCTATAAAATCTAATATAAGTCCTGAAAAGCTAGAACATTTCTACGAAGTAGCAGAGCTTATCAATAACATGATTTCTAATAAAAAAATATACAATCAAAAAGAACACACATTAAAACAATGA
- the purL gene encoding phosphoribosylformylglycinamidine synthase codes for MIHFFGNQNSKVFAVQATKELSTETISKLTWLFGNQPKIEQASLDAFFVGPRAAMITPWSTNAVEITQNMGISGILRIEEFTAVSEDFKGYDPMISEKFSSLNQDIFTINIQPEAILDIEDISAYNQQEGLSLSDEEIEYLEDVSKKIGRPLTDSEVFGFSQVNSEHCRHKIFNGTFVIDGEEKPTSLFKMIKETSKQNPNDIVSAYKDNVAFIKGPVVEQFAPKRADVPEYYQTKDFESVISLKAETHNFPTTVEPFNGAATGSGGEIRDRLAGGKGSIPLAGTAVYMTSYSRLEEERPWEKAFPERKWLYQTPMDILIKASNGASDFGNKFGQPLICGSVLTFEHQENNDKIGYDKVIMQAGGIGYGKADQAIKDIPKAGDKIVILGGDNYRIGMGGAAVSSADTGEFDSGIELNAVQRSNPEMQKRAANAVRGMVESDENYIVSIHDHGAGGHLNCLSELVEDTGGKIDLDKLPVGDPTLSSKEIIGNESQERMGLVIGDKHLEILHKIADRERSPIYDVGEVTGKHRFTFESETNGDKPMDLALEDMFGSSPKTIMTDHTVEKNYSDVSYNRDNFYDYLDQILQLEAVACKDWLTNKVDRCVGGKVAKQQCVGPLQLPLNNVGVMALDYKGKEGIATSIGHSPISGLIDPVAGSRNSITEALTNIIWAPLKDGLKNVSLSANWMWPCKNEGEDARLYEAVKAVSEFAIDLGINVPTGKDSLSMKQKYPDGDVISPGTVIISAAANCIDINKVVEPVFQKNEGDIYYINLSQDNFKLGGSSFAQVVNKIGNEAPTVKSADYVKTVFNTIQQLILDGKIVAGHDVASGGLITTLLELCFADNNVGAELDLTALAEKDSFKILFAENSGIVIQARDKSIETVLSDAKIDFHNIGKVMESDVLSIINGNEVFTMTISRLRDVWYKTSFLLDQKQTANGLAKTRFDNYKNQPLHFEFPKQFTGKLPKTDSSKPKPKAAILREKGSNSEREMANAMYLAGFDVKDVHMTDLISGRETLEDIQFLGAVGGFSNSDVLGSAKGWAGAIKYNETANKVIKNFFEREDTLSVGICNGCQLWMELELINPDHDVHGKMVHNDSHKHESAFTSVKIQENNSIMLSSLAGSTLGVWISHGEGKFNLPKDENQYDIVGKYAYAEYPHNPNGSDYNTAMMCDKTGRHLVTMPHIERSIFQWNWANYPTGRKDQVSPWLEAFVNAKKWIENN; via the coding sequence ATGATTCATTTCTTTGGAAACCAAAACAGCAAAGTTTTCGCTGTTCAAGCCACAAAAGAATTATCAACTGAAACCATTTCTAAATTGACATGGTTATTCGGCAACCAGCCAAAAATAGAACAAGCATCACTAGATGCTTTTTTTGTTGGCCCAAGAGCCGCAATGATTACTCCTTGGAGTACCAATGCTGTAGAAATTACTCAAAATATGGGAATTTCTGGTATTTTACGTATTGAGGAGTTCACAGCTGTTTCAGAAGATTTCAAAGGGTACGACCCTATGATTTCTGAAAAATTTTCAAGCTTAAATCAAGACATCTTCACCATAAATATTCAACCTGAAGCAATTCTTGATATTGAAGACATTTCGGCATACAACCAACAGGAAGGTTTATCGCTAAGTGATGAAGAAATTGAATACTTAGAAGATGTTTCTAAAAAAATAGGACGACCTCTAACAGACTCTGAAGTATTTGGCTTTTCCCAAGTGAACTCAGAGCACTGTCGTCATAAAATTTTCAACGGTACGTTTGTTATCGATGGAGAAGAAAAACCGACATCATTATTCAAAATGATCAAGGAAACATCAAAACAAAATCCTAATGATATTGTTTCCGCATACAAAGACAATGTAGCGTTTATAAAAGGCCCTGTAGTAGAGCAGTTTGCGCCAAAACGCGCAGATGTTCCTGAATATTATCAAACCAAAGATTTTGAATCTGTAATTTCATTAAAAGCTGAAACACATAATTTCCCAACAACTGTAGAACCTTTTAATGGTGCTGCAACAGGTTCTGGTGGAGAAATTAGAGACAGACTTGCAGGTGGTAAAGGTTCTATTCCTTTAGCAGGAACGGCTGTTTACATGACATCATATTCGCGTCTAGAAGAAGAACGTCCTTGGGAAAAGGCATTTCCTGAGCGCAAATGGTTGTACCAAACTCCTATGGATATCCTAATAAAAGCTAGTAATGGGGCTTCAGATTTCGGAAATAAATTCGGCCAGCCATTAATTTGTGGTTCTGTTTTAACCTTCGAACATCAAGAAAACAATGATAAGATTGGTTACGACAAAGTGATTATGCAAGCTGGTGGTATTGGTTACGGCAAAGCAGACCAAGCCATAAAAGACATACCAAAAGCAGGTGACAAAATCGTAATTCTTGGTGGTGATAATTATAGAATTGGTATGGGAGGTGCTGCTGTATCCTCTGCTGATACTGGTGAATTTGACTCTGGTATTGAGCTAAATGCCGTCCAGCGTTCTAACCCAGAAATGCAAAAACGTGCTGCCAATGCTGTTCGTGGTATGGTAGAAAGTGACGAAAATTATATTGTCTCTATTCACGATCATGGTGCAGGTGGACATCTTAACTGTTTATCTGAACTTGTTGAAGATACCGGTGGAAAAATCGATTTAGACAAATTGCCTGTTGGTGACCCAACGCTTTCTTCAAAAGAAATTATTGGCAATGAGTCTCAAGAACGTATGGGATTAGTTATTGGAGATAAGCATTTAGAAATACTTCATAAGATTGCAGACAGAGAACGTTCACCTATCTATGATGTTGGTGAAGTTACCGGAAAACACCGTTTTACATTTGAGTCTGAAACCAATGGAGACAAGCCAATGGATTTGGCTCTGGAAGATATGTTTGGCAGCTCTCCAAAAACTATAATGACAGATCATACGGTTGAAAAAAACTACAGTGATGTATCTTACAACAGGGATAATTTTTACGATTATTTAGACCAAATTTTACAGCTAGAAGCAGTTGCATGTAAAGATTGGCTAACCAATAAAGTAGACCGTTGTGTTGGTGGTAAAGTTGCCAAGCAACAGTGTGTAGGACCATTACAATTACCATTAAACAATGTTGGTGTAATGGCATTAGATTATAAAGGTAAAGAAGGCATTGCCACCTCAATTGGCCACTCACCTATTTCGGGATTGATAGATCCTGTAGCTGGTAGCCGCAACTCTATTACAGAAGCATTAACTAACATTATTTGGGCTCCATTAAAAGATGGCTTGAAGAATGTTTCACTTTCTGCAAACTGGATGTGGCCTTGTAAAAATGAAGGTGAAGATGCACGTTTATACGAAGCTGTAAAGGCGGTTTCAGAATTTGCTATTGATTTAGGCATTAATGTACCAACAGGAAAAGATTCGCTTTCTATGAAGCAAAAATATCCTGATGGTGATGTTATTTCTCCAGGTACAGTTATAATTTCAGCTGCTGCAAACTGTATTGATATTAACAAAGTAGTTGAACCTGTGTTCCAAAAGAACGAAGGTGATATTTACTATATCAACTTATCTCAAGACAACTTTAAACTAGGTGGAAGTTCTTTTGCACAAGTAGTGAATAAAATTGGTAACGAAGCTCCAACAGTTAAAAGTGCTGATTATGTAAAAACGGTTTTCAATACCATTCAACAATTAATATTAGACGGTAAAATTGTCGCTGGACACGATGTCGCTTCAGGTGGTCTAATCACAACCTTACTAGAACTATGTTTTGCAGACAACAATGTTGGAGCTGAACTAGATTTAACCGCTTTAGCTGAAAAAGATTCTTTCAAAATACTTTTTGCTGAAAACTCAGGAATTGTAATTCAGGCTAGAGATAAGAGTATCGAAACCGTATTATCTGATGCTAAAATTGATTTCCACAATATTGGTAAGGTTATGGAAAGTGATGTGCTTAGCATCATCAATGGTAATGAAGTCTTTACTATGACCATTTCGAGATTGAGAGATGTATGGTACAAAACCTCTTTCCTACTCGACCAAAAGCAAACGGCTAATGGTTTAGCTAAAACACGTTTTGATAATTACAAAAATCAACCTTTACATTTCGAATTTCCAAAACAATTCACTGGAAAACTTCCAAAAACAGATTCAAGTAAACCTAAACCTAAAGCTGCTATCTTACGTGAAAAAGGAAGTAATTCTGAACGTGAAATGGCAAACGCTATGTACTTAGCTGGTTTTGATGTTAAAGATGTTCATATGACCGATTTAATTTCTGGTCGTGAAACTTTAGAAGATATTCAATTCCTTGGTGCTGTTGGCGGTTTCTCAAACTCTGATGTTTTAGGATCTGCTAAAGGTTGGGCTGGTGCTATAAAATATAATGAAACAGCAAATAAAGTCATCAAGAACTTTTTTGAAAGAGAAGATACTTTATCTGTCGGAATTTGTAACGGTTGCCAATTATGGATGGAATTAGAGCTTATCAATCCAGATCATGATGTACATGGTAAGATGGTACATAACGATTCACATAAGCATGAGAGTGCTTTTACTTCTGTAAAAATTCAAGAGAATAACTCTATAATGTTATCATCTTTAGCAGGAAGTACGCTTGGTGTTTGGATCAGTCATGGTGAAGGAAAATTCAATTTACCAAAAGATGAAAACCAATATGATATTGTAGGGAAATATGCTTATGCTGAATACCCTCACAACCCTAATGGTTCGGATTATAATACAGCTATGATGTGTGATAAAACTGGTAGACATTTGGTAACCATGCCACATATTGAGCGATCCATTTTCCAGTGGAATTGGGCGAACTACCCTACTGGTAGAAAAGACCAAGTTTCTCCATGGCTAGAAGCATTTGTAAATGCTAAAAAATGGATTGAAAATAACTAA
- a CDS encoding 3-hydroxyacyl-CoA dehydrogenase/enoyl-CoA hydratase family protein — protein sequence MSKRRIKKIAIIGSGIMGSGIACHFANIGVDVLLLDIVPREPNDIEKAKGLTLEDKVVRNRLVNDALMASIKSKPAPLYHPTFKNRITTGNLEDDIAKVADVDWIMEVVVERLDIKKQVFEKLEKYRTPGTLITSNTSGIPIKFMSEGRSEDFQKHFCGTHFFNPARYLKLFEIIPGPKTDASVLEFLNGYGEQFLGKTSVVAKDTPAFIGNRIGIFSIMSLFHTVKDLDLTIEEVDKLSGPVIGRPKSATFRTVDVVGLDTLVHVANGIRENCPDDERHELFALPDFINTMMENKWLGSKTGQGFYKKSVSKDGKKEILSLDLNTLEYRENKRAKFATLELTKTIDKVVDRFKVLVKGKDKAGEFYRKSFAALFAYVSNRIPEITDDLYKIDDAMKAGFGWEHGPFQIWDAIGVEAGIEMMKAEGLEPNAWVNEMLASGSTSFYTVKDGASYAYDIPSKTQQKIPGQDSFIILDNIRKSNEVFKNSGVVIEDLGDGILNCEFQSKMNTIGGDVLAGLNKAVDLAEKDFDGLVIGNQGANFSVGANIGMIFMMAAEQEYDELNMAIKYFQDTMMRMRYSSIPTIAAPHGMSLGGGCELSMHADKVVAAAETYIGLVEFGVGVIPGGGGSKEMALRAQDMFHKGDVELNVLQEYFLTIGMAKVATSAYEAFDLGILQKGKDVVVVNKDRQIATAKAHARMLADAGYTQPVKRKDIKVLGKQALGMFLVGTDSMEASHYISEHDQKIANKLAYVMAGGDLSEPTLVSEQYLLDLEREAFLSLCTERKTLERIQHMLKTGKPLRN from the coding sequence ATGAGCAAACGAAGAATAAAGAAAATTGCCATCATTGGTTCTGGTATTATGGGAAGTGGTATTGCTTGCCATTTTGCTAATATTGGTGTCGATGTCTTATTACTAGACATCGTTCCTAGAGAACCTAATGATATAGAAAAAGCAAAAGGTCTTACTTTAGAAGATAAAGTTGTCCGTAATCGCTTGGTTAATGATGCACTTATGGCTTCAATAAAATCCAAGCCTGCACCTCTCTATCATCCTACATTTAAAAATCGCATCACTACAGGTAACTTAGAAGATGATATTGCTAAAGTTGCAGATGTAGATTGGATTATGGAGGTTGTAGTTGAGCGTTTAGATATTAAAAAACAAGTTTTTGAAAAGCTTGAGAAATATAGAACGCCTGGTACTTTAATAACTTCAAACACTTCAGGGATTCCGATTAAATTTATGAGCGAAGGTCGAAGTGAAGATTTTCAAAAACACTTCTGCGGAACACACTTTTTTAATCCGGCACGTTACTTAAAGTTATTTGAAATTATTCCTGGTCCTAAGACAGATGCTTCTGTTCTAGAATTTTTAAATGGCTACGGAGAACAATTTTTAGGTAAGACATCTGTAGTAGCTAAGGATACACCTGCTTTTATTGGAAATAGAATAGGAATCTTCAGTATAATGAGTCTTTTTCATACTGTAAAAGATTTAGACTTAACTATTGAAGAAGTAGATAAATTATCTGGTCCAGTTATAGGTCGTCCAAAGTCTGCAACATTTAGAACTGTAGATGTTGTTGGTTTAGACACTTTGGTTCACGTTGCCAATGGAATTAGAGAGAACTGTCCTGACGATGAACGTCATGAACTTTTTGCTTTACCAGACTTCATCAATACCATGATGGAAAATAAATGGTTAGGAAGCAAAACAGGTCAAGGGTTTTATAAAAAGTCCGTTTCAAAAGACGGTAAAAAGGAAATTTTATCCTTAGATCTTAACACTTTAGAATATAGAGAAAATAAACGTGCTAAGTTCGCGACTTTAGAATTGACAAAAACAATTGATAAAGTTGTAGATCGTTTTAAAGTATTAGTAAAAGGAAAAGACAAAGCTGGTGAATTCTACAGAAAAAGCTTTGCCGCTCTATTTGCCTACGTATCTAATCGTATTCCAGAAATTACAGACGATTTATATAAGATTGATGATGCCATGAAAGCTGGATTTGGTTGGGAACATGGTCCTTTCCAAATTTGGGATGCTATTGGTGTGGAAGCTGGTATTGAAATGATGAAAGCAGAAGGTCTAGAGCCAAATGCTTGGGTTAACGAGATGTTAGCATCTGGTAGCACATCTTTCTACACCGTAAAAGACGGAGCTTCTTATGCTTACGATATTCCTTCAAAAACACAACAAAAAATTCCTGGTCAGGATAGTTTTATCATACTAGACAATATCAGAAAATCTAACGAAGTTTTTAAAAACTCTGGTGTGGTTATAGAAGATCTTGGAGATGGTATCCTTAATTGTGAATTCCAATCTAAAATGAATACTATTGGCGGTGATGTTTTAGCTGGACTAAACAAAGCTGTGGATTTAGCTGAAAAAGATTTTGATGGTTTAGTAATAGGTAACCAAGGAGCTAATTTCTCAGTTGGTGCTAACATCGGAATGATTTTTATGATGGCAGCTGAACAAGAATATGATGAGCTTAATATGGCTATCAAATACTTCCAAGACACAATGATGCGTATGCGTTATTCTTCCATTCCTACAATTGCTGCACCTCATGGTATGTCTCTAGGAGGTGGTTGTGAGCTATCAATGCATGCAGACAAAGTTGTAGCTGCTGCAGAAACTTACATTGGTTTAGTAGAGTTTGGTGTTGGTGTTATTCCTGGTGGTGGAGGCTCTAAAGAAATGGCTTTAAGAGCGCAAGATATGTTCCACAAAGGAGATGTAGAGCTTAACGTTTTACAGGAGTATTTCTTAACTATCGGAATGGCTAAAGTAGCAACATCTGCTTACGAAGCATTTGATTTAGGTATTCTTCAAAAAGGAAAAGATGTTGTAGTAGTTAACAAAGATCGTCAGATTGCAACCGCAAAAGCACATGCCAGAATGTTAGCAGATGCTGGTTACACGCAACCTGTAAAACGCAAAGACATTAAGGTTCTAGGTAAGCAAGCTTTAGGAATGTTCTTAGTAGGAACAGATTCTATGGAAGCAAGTCACTACATCAGTGAGCACGACCAAAAAATCGCAAATAAACTAGCTTACGTAATGGCTGGTGGTGATTTATCAGAACCAACCCTAGTTTCAGAGCAGTACTTACTAGACTTAGAGCGTGAAGCATTCCTTTCGCTATGTACTGAAAGAAAAACTCTAGAAAGAATTCAGCACATGCTAAAAACAGGTAAACCTTTAAGAAATTAA